A DNA window from Mastomys coucha isolate ucsf_1 unplaced genomic scaffold, UCSF_Mcou_1 pScaffold21, whole genome shotgun sequence contains the following coding sequences:
- the LOC116101230 gene encoding LOW QUALITY PROTEIN: ribonucleoside-diphosphate reductase subunit M2-like (The sequence of the model RefSeq protein was modified relative to this genomic sequence to represent the inferred CDS: deleted 1 base in 1 codon), with protein MLSVRTQLATIADQQQLQLSPPKRLTLADKENTPPALSSTRVLDSKAARRIFQDSTELESKCLSTKSSVEDEPLLRENPRCFVVFPIQYHDIWQMYKKAEASFWTAEEVDLSKDIQHWEALKPDERHFISHVLAFFAASDGIHLVYKPSEQRVKEIITNAVRIEQEFLTEALPVKLIGMNFTLMKQYIEFVADRLMLELGFNKIFRVENPFDLMENISLEGKTNFFEKRFLLHFFS; from the exons ATGCTTTCCGTCCGCACCCAGCTCGCCACCATCGCTGACCAGCAGCAGCTGCAGTTGTCGCCGCCTAAGCGACTCACCCTGGCTGACAAGGAGAACACGCCCCCGGCCCTTAGCAGCACCCGCGTCCTGGACAGTAAGGCTGCGAGGAGAATCTTCCAGGACTCCACCGAGCTGGAAAGTAAA TGTCTATCTACTAAGTCCAGCGTTGAGGATGAGCCGTTACTGAGAGAAAATCCCCGCTGCTTCGTTGTCTTTCCCATCCAGTACCACGATATCTGGCAGATGTACAAGAAAGCTGAGGCCTCCTTTTGGACTGCTGAGGAGGTGGACCTTTCCAAGGATATTCAGCATTGGGAAGCCCTGAAACCCGACGAGAGACATTTTATATCTCATGTTCTGGCTTTCTTTGCAGCGAGTGACGGCATA CACCTGGTGTACAAGCCATCGGAGCAGAGAGTAAAAGAGATAATCACCAACGCGGTTAGGATAGAGCAGGAGTTCCTCACGGAGGCCTTGCCTGTGAAGCTCATCGGGATGAATTTCACTTTGATGAAGCAGTATATTGAATTTGTGGCCGACAGGCTTATGCTGGAGCTGGGTTTTAACAAGATTTTCAGAGTAGAAAATCCGTTTGACCTCATGGAAAATATTTCACTAGAAGGAAAGACAAACTTCTTTGAGAAGCGT TTTCTTCTTCACTTTTTCTCTtaa